One genomic window of Azospirillum sp. TSH58 includes the following:
- a CDS encoding site-specific integrase — protein sequence MASVRKREWTHNGETKTAWVCEYTDGKGKRHRKTFEKKKDADAYRTRMEVEKTDGFSAHSSLTVKDLADLFLKHLEDKVKDNRIGLNHLRVHKQGVTVCILPYFGKMKVSDVKFSDVEAFKSFIIKSRNYSARSVKTRLSTLRAMEEFAKKRGMVKGQVISEACRELSPVGCGKIETFTPEQVQTLLTVSSKLYSGCSPRVRDMMECFVNISAFCGLRLGEIMGLTVKNIDINKRIIHVRHSLTDFDLLKAPKTKSGIRDVPMPVRVRDLLRSWIEQHYVENERGLIFRNETGTQVRQQNFHKWYWPRLLERAGLRVRGQKNLHFHALRHFAASWMVEHGLPLPEVAALLGHSKFDMTLQIYVHPIVNGSRRHEAIDRAAGALLALTDATNSRHG from the coding sequence ATGGCAAGCGTGCGCAAGCGCGAATGGACGCACAATGGCGAGACTAAAACCGCGTGGGTGTGTGAGTACACCGATGGCAAGGGAAAGCGCCATCGGAAGACCTTCGAGAAGAAGAAGGACGCCGACGCATATCGGACTCGCATGGAAGTGGAGAAAACGGATGGGTTCTCCGCTCATTCATCGCTGACCGTTAAGGATCTGGCTGATCTATTTTTGAAGCATCTTGAGGATAAAGTTAAAGATAATCGAATTGGACTGAATCATCTAAGGGTTCATAAGCAGGGCGTCACTGTCTGCATCCTGCCGTATTTCGGAAAAATGAAGGTGTCGGACGTTAAATTCTCAGATGTCGAGGCGTTCAAATCATTCATCATAAAAAGCCGGAATTACTCTGCCCGATCGGTGAAGACGCGATTGTCAACGCTGCGGGCTATGGAAGAGTTTGCAAAAAAGAGAGGGATGGTTAAGGGGCAGGTGATATCAGAGGCGTGTAGGGAGTTGTCTCCTGTGGGTTGCGGTAAAATCGAAACTTTCACTCCAGAGCAAGTTCAAACACTGCTGACTGTTTCATCTAAGCTTTATAGCGGCTGTAGCCCCAGGGTTAGGGATATGATGGAGTGTTTTGTAAACATCTCTGCATTCTGTGGTCTGCGGCTTGGCGAAATCATGGGGCTCACTGTTAAGAACATCGACATTAACAAGAGGATTATTCATGTGAGGCACAGCCTTACTGATTTCGATTTATTGAAGGCGCCGAAGACGAAGTCTGGAATTAGGGATGTTCCTATGCCGGTGCGTGTTCGCGACTTGCTTCGCTCGTGGATTGAGCAACACTATGTCGAGAACGAGCGTGGTTTGATATTCCGGAATGAAACTGGCACGCAGGTTAGGCAACAGAACTTCCACAAGTGGTATTGGCCACGTCTGTTGGAACGAGCTGGGTTGAGGGTTCGAGGGCAGAAAAACTTGCATTTTCATGCGCTTAGGCACTTCGCCGCTAGCTGGATGGTTGAGCATGGACTGCCGTTACCCGAGGTGGCTGCGCTGTTGGGGCATAGCAAGTTCGACATGACCTTGCAGATCTACGTTCATCCCATCGTCAACGGCAGTCGGCGTCACGAAGCAATAGACCGAGCTGCCGGCGCGCTTCTCGCACTCACCGATGCGACAAATTCGCGACATGGCTAG
- a CDS encoding prohead protease/major capsid protein fusion protein: MTTPPNGAAPGGAVTDRTLPPGVAPGWRANGDTSVRAASLEPATFSAEDRTVELVASTGATVRRYDWWTGEYYDEVLSVSAEAVDLTRFEAGSVPILNAHGQWEVKDIMGTAVPGSSRFESGTLVLTAKLSAREDVAPFVQDVKDGILRNVSVGYRVLAYEVDETTKPKTRTVTRWELLEVSFVPVGADGLAGTRSLPPGPAGAPQAAPAPVTVNVNIPDFTRAPAAQPTPDNTKENRMSDTPETPAVTQDPPVTENRGQPQVPPAQTQAAPTAPAPQTESDPLAAMRAAEADRIAHIQSRAACAQLGLPSDMITRAITEGWSLDTFNRAVIDHVAAQPSNQRNINPHIQVITDEGDTRIRAATAALLNRSNPSRHKLDGAATEYRGIKLLDLARDVLESHGTKVRGMAGKDIARRAFQTTSDFPAILSGVTNISLHEGYEMAPRTFLPWAAQMMATDFKDLHLVQFGGGGVLPKVNEQGEFARGRLYESKESFRVHTFGEIIGITRQVIVNDQLDALTRVPREAGYRAAVTENTIVYGILLTNPAMSDGKTLFHAGHANLPASGTALSLAGLSAGREAMRKQKALDGKTVINTTPRHLLVPAALETKAEQLIVVRNTPASTDQAVPEFFRSLNPIVEPLLDASSATAWYLLADPASSTASIAYAYLEGEEGVYLEEEQGFDVDGMKIKVRHDFGAGAMDFRGAYKDPGAAPSP, encoded by the coding sequence ATGACGACACCCCCCAACGGGGCGGCACCGGGCGGGGCCGTCACCGATCGCACGTTGCCGCCCGGTGTGGCGCCGGGCTGGCGCGCCAACGGCGATACCTCCGTCCGTGCGGCCAGCCTGGAGCCCGCGACCTTCAGCGCCGAGGATCGTACCGTCGAACTGGTCGCGTCCACCGGTGCCACGGTGCGCCGGTACGATTGGTGGACCGGCGAATACTACGACGAGGTGCTGTCTGTCAGTGCCGAGGCAGTGGACCTGACCCGCTTCGAAGCCGGCAGTGTGCCCATCCTGAACGCCCACGGCCAGTGGGAGGTGAAAGACATCATGGGCACCGCCGTGCCGGGCTCGTCCCGGTTCGAGAGCGGCACCCTGGTCCTGACGGCGAAGCTGTCCGCCCGTGAGGACGTCGCGCCCTTCGTGCAGGACGTAAAGGACGGCATCCTCCGCAACGTGTCGGTCGGCTACCGCGTGCTGGCCTACGAGGTGGACGAGACCACCAAGCCGAAGACCCGCACCGTCACGCGCTGGGAGTTGCTGGAGGTGTCCTTCGTCCCGGTCGGCGCCGATGGTCTCGCCGGCACCCGCTCCCTTCCTCCCGGCCCGGCTGGTGCGCCGCAAGCTGCCCCGGCTCCGGTGACCGTCAACGTCAACATCCCGGACTTCACCCGCGCGCCCGCCGCGCAACCCACCCCGGACAACACGAAGGAGAATCGCATGTCCGACACCCCCGAGACGCCGGCGGTGACGCAGGACCCGCCCGTCACCGAGAACCGCGGCCAGCCGCAGGTTCCGCCCGCCCAAACGCAGGCCGCTCCGACGGCCCCGGCTCCGCAGACGGAGTCCGATCCGCTGGCCGCCATGCGCGCCGCCGAGGCGGACCGCATCGCCCATATCCAGAGCCGTGCCGCGTGCGCCCAGCTCGGCCTGCCGTCCGACATGATCACCCGCGCGATCACCGAAGGCTGGAGCCTCGACACCTTCAACCGGGCCGTGATCGACCACGTCGCCGCCCAGCCGTCCAACCAGCGCAACATCAACCCGCACATCCAGGTCATCACCGACGAGGGCGACACGCGCATCCGGGCGGCGACCGCGGCGCTGCTGAACCGCTCCAACCCGTCCCGGCACAAGCTCGACGGGGCTGCGACCGAGTATCGCGGCATCAAGCTGCTGGATCTCGCCCGCGATGTCCTGGAGTCCCACGGCACCAAGGTCCGCGGGATGGCGGGCAAGGACATCGCAAGGCGTGCTTTCCAGACGACGTCGGACTTCCCGGCTATCCTCAGTGGCGTGACCAACATCAGCCTGCACGAGGGCTACGAAATGGCGCCGCGCACGTTCCTTCCCTGGGCGGCCCAGATGATGGCCACCGACTTCAAGGATCTGCATCTGGTCCAGTTCGGTGGCGGCGGTGTGCTGCCGAAGGTGAACGAGCAGGGGGAATTCGCCCGCGGCAGGCTGTATGAATCCAAGGAGAGCTTCCGCGTCCACACCTTCGGCGAGATCATCGGCATCACGCGGCAGGTGATCGTTAACGACCAGCTCGACGCCCTGACCCGCGTCCCGCGCGAGGCCGGATATCGGGCTGCCGTCACCGAGAACACCATCGTCTATGGCATCCTGCTGACGAACCCGGCGATGAGCGACGGCAAGACGCTGTTCCATGCAGGCCATGCGAATCTCCCCGCGTCGGGGACCGCTCTGTCGCTGGCCGGTCTGTCGGCTGGACGAGAGGCCATGCGCAAGCAGAAGGCGCTCGACGGGAAGACCGTCATCAACACCACCCCACGTCATCTGCTGGTCCCGGCTGCGCTGGAGACTAAGGCCGAGCAGCTCATCGTCGTCCGCAACACGCCGGCCAGCACCGATCAGGCGGTGCCGGAGTTCTTCCGCTCCCTGAACCCGATCGTGGAGCCGCTGCTGGATGCCAGCAGCGCCACGGCTTGGTACCTGCTGGCGGACCCGGCTTCGTCCACGGCCTCCATCGCTTACGCCTACCTGGAAGGCGAGGAGGGGGTCTACTTGGAGGAGGAGCAGGGCTTCGACGTGGATGGCATGAAGATCAAGGTCCGCCACGACTTCGGTGCCGGCGCCATGGACTTCCGTGGCGCTTACAAGGACCCCGGCGCGGCTCCGTCTCCGTAA
- a CDS encoding DUF2190 family protein translates to MRNFIKPGNSLDFIAPTGGVTSGQGFVVGNFFAVAHTTAAEGESVSGLMEGVVELPKRLSQTFASGGAVSWDVAAKRCDGPGSGKYPIGGAVEAAGNDATTVIVRLNGTTTSAA, encoded by the coding sequence ATGCGCAATTTCATCAAGCCGGGCAACAGCCTGGATTTCATCGCCCCGACCGGCGGCGTCACGTCGGGGCAGGGCTTCGTCGTGGGCAACTTCTTTGCTGTGGCGCACACCACCGCTGCGGAGGGAGAATCGGTGTCCGGCCTCATGGAAGGGGTGGTGGAACTCCCGAAGCGCCTGTCCCAGACCTTCGCCAGCGGCGGCGCGGTGTCCTGGGATGTCGCGGCCAAGCGCTGCGACGGCCCCGGCTCGGGCAAGTACCCCATCGGTGGCGCGGTCGAGGCGGCGGGCAACGACGCGACGACCGTCATCGTCCGCTTGAACGGCACCACCACCAGCGCGGCCTAA
- a CDS encoding AlpA family transcriptional regulator yields MADSVNTTPLPGTGRRKSAGALVPTKPADLPPLTPDQLNDQDGEPRVSDLVLAERLGFDKPHNIRKLIERNRAELETYGALVEATGVFSTVEKTSGEVSDRQSETPNRGGRPGKAYYLNEGQALVICALSRTPQAALVRRQIIEVFLAYRRGKLASPEGAALAALAAEVGRLAAVVGELVAGAAKPVQIAEEKPKVLTGSKVRIRATEPGDLLYGMKAIANALKITKRQAYHLHQEGRIPTIKIGPRRIGARRNELSAWLAGQEVINA; encoded by the coding sequence ATGGCTGATTCCGTCAATACCACACCTTTGCCCGGCACCGGCCGCCGGAAATCGGCTGGCGCCCTGGTGCCTACCAAGCCCGCCGACCTGCCGCCCCTGACCCCCGACCAGCTGAACGATCAAGATGGGGAGCCGCGGGTTTCCGATTTGGTTCTGGCCGAGCGGCTGGGCTTTGATAAGCCACACAACATCCGCAAGCTGATCGAGCGGAACCGGGCGGAGCTGGAAACCTATGGGGCGCTGGTGGAAGCTACCGGGGTTTTCTCCACGGTGGAGAAAACCTCTGGCGAGGTTTCCGACCGGCAATCGGAAACTCCCAATCGTGGCGGCCGCCCCGGCAAAGCCTACTACCTGAACGAAGGCCAAGCGCTGGTCATCTGCGCCCTGTCCCGCACCCCGCAAGCCGCCCTGGTGCGCCGGCAGATCATCGAGGTGTTCTTGGCTTACCGGCGGGGCAAGCTCGCCTCGCCCGAGGGGGCCGCTCTGGCTGCCCTTGCTGCCGAGGTAGGCCGGCTGGCCGCGGTGGTGGGGGAGCTGGTGGCGGGTGCCGCCAAGCCCGTCCAGATCGCCGAGGAGAAGCCGAAGGTGCTGACCGGGAGCAAGGTCCGCATCCGCGCGACCGAGCCGGGCGACCTGCTGTACGGCATGAAGGCGATTGCCAACGCGCTGAAGATCACGAAGCGGCAGGCGTACCACCTCCACCAAGAGGGCCGCATCCCGACCATCAAGATCGGCCCGAGGCGGATCGGCGCCCGGCGCAACGAGCTGTCGGCTTGGCTGGCCGGGCAGGAGGTGATCAATGCTTGA
- a CDS encoding helix-turn-helix domain-containing protein, translating into MARVATGLGVRELAEAANVSTQTISRFERGEELKPATLAAIRAALETAGVEFIPENGGGAGVRLRKGSL; encoded by the coding sequence ATGGCCCGCGTCGCCACGGGCCTCGGGGTGAGGGAGTTGGCCGAAGCGGCCAACGTCTCGACGCAAACCATTTCGAGGTTTGAGCGTGGTGAAGAGCTGAAGCCAGCCACCCTCGCAGCAATCCGGGCCGCCCTGGAGACTGCCGGGGTCGAGTTCATCCCGGAGAATGGTGGGGGCGCGGGGGTACGGTTGAGGAAGGGCAGTCTGTAA
- a CDS encoding phage tail tube protein, translating into MATSTSIQAKAGRAFTIKVSDGGTTPTFLTIGGLKSTNLQLNGGAVEITNVGSAGWKEWLPGGASKGLSISGDGIFDSLTQGARKVWDAAMAMDATGYIECQIISGHGDSFVGTFVVENYSRKGDDGSAETFSVSLQSSGPPQYIPAP; encoded by the coding sequence ATGGCGACCTCCACGTCCATCCAGGCGAAGGCGGGCCGCGCCTTCACCATCAAGGTCAGCGACGGCGGCACGACGCCGACCTTCCTGACCATCGGCGGCTTGAAAAGCACGAACCTCCAGCTCAACGGCGGCGCGGTGGAAATCACCAACGTCGGCAGCGCCGGCTGGAAGGAGTGGCTGCCCGGTGGCGCTTCCAAAGGCCTGTCCATTTCCGGCGACGGCATCTTCGACAGCCTGACTCAGGGCGCCCGGAAAGTCTGGGACGCGGCCATGGCGATGGACGCCACCGGCTACATCGAGTGCCAGATCATCAGCGGCCACGGCGACAGCTTCGTCGGCACCTTCGTGGTGGAGAACTACAGCCGCAAGGGCGACGACGGCAGCGCCGAGACCTTTTCGGTGTCGCTGCAGTCCTCCGGCCCGCCGCAGTACATCCCGGCGCCGTAA
- a CDS encoding phage portal protein, whose amino-acid sequence MFDAHPGDRSAMAASRRMDSKPVPASDIAHLFAMERIGQARGVPWLCAVLLAISELGDYRLAEQTRKKLEASVAAFILPGAGDDDDNNGRPSGLTGTATEQPGAYDAHNQLLETIEPGTIATLRNGRDIRFNTPSHNQSYPDYIRAELQQIASGALMTYELLTGDLSNTNYSSIRAGRNDFRAMIEQLQWAFFIPFQLDPLWRWYVDGMFVAGRIREKNYGVEWDTPRFISIDPYKDALADLIEMRAGLKSPIAAIGERGYHWKSVLAEFRAYFDAVDGEGLVFDSDARKVTKSGSANNLTPQQMDAAADRILRALEADGDPDAPRLRALYQAAVNS is encoded by the coding sequence GTGTTCGATGCGCACCCTGGCGACCGGTCGGCAATGGCAGCATCCCGCAGGATGGATTCCAAGCCCGTGCCGGCGAGCGACATCGCCCACCTCTTCGCCATGGAGCGGATTGGGCAGGCCCGCGGTGTGCCTTGGCTCTGCGCGGTGCTGCTGGCTATCTCCGAACTCGGTGATTACCGGCTGGCCGAGCAGACCCGCAAGAAGCTGGAGGCGAGCGTTGCCGCCTTCATCCTCCCTGGGGCCGGTGATGACGACGACAACAACGGGAGGCCGAGCGGCCTCACCGGGACGGCGACCGAGCAGCCTGGTGCCTACGACGCCCACAACCAGCTGCTTGAAACGATTGAGCCCGGCACCATCGCCACGCTGCGCAATGGGCGCGACATCAGGTTCAACACGCCGTCGCATAACCAGAGCTACCCGGACTACATCCGGGCCGAGTTGCAGCAGATCGCCTCGGGCGCGCTGATGACGTACGAGCTGCTGACCGGCGATCTCAGCAACACGAACTATTCATCCATCCGGGCAGGCCGGAACGATTTTCGGGCGATGATCGAACAGCTTCAGTGGGCGTTCTTCATCCCGTTCCAGCTCGACCCGCTGTGGCGCTGGTACGTTGACGGGATGTTCGTTGCTGGCCGCATCCGGGAGAAGAACTATGGCGTCGAGTGGGACACGCCGCGGTTCATCTCCATCGACCCCTACAAGGACGCCCTGGCCGACCTGATCGAGATGCGCGCCGGGCTCAAGAGTCCCATCGCTGCCATCGGTGAGCGCGGCTACCACTGGAAGTCCGTGCTGGCCGAGTTCCGCGCCTACTTCGATGCGGTGGACGGCGAAGGGCTGGTGTTCGATTCCGATGCCCGGAAGGTCACCAAGTCCGGCTCGGCCAACAATCTGACGCCTCAGCAGATGGACGCTGCGGCTGATCGAATCCTGCGGGCGCTGGAAGCCGATGGCGACCCGGACGCACCGCGGCTCCGCGCGCTTTATCAGGCCGCGGTCAACTCCTGA